The Candidatus Koribacter versatilis Ellin345 genome has a segment encoding these proteins:
- a CDS encoding YihY/virulence factor BrkB family protein yields the protein MAYEAVKPAVSSAIVDEQGRIVPVSAHRRGWDTIRYMTETEVHTYAFSVAANAILSFFPFVVLMLTICRRAFHSQQMYEVVISLLRDYLPSNQDFVIKNMRFLASAHGKAQVFSLAMLLVTSTGIFLPLEVALNKVWGIHKNRSYLANQLLSLGLALACGTLAMGSVALTAGNLKMLGVVVGYQNFVARGTSFIVMKSIAILATMLIFFLIYWILPNGKVPWRAVMPAAIIAGAFTEAAKYIYILLLPWLDFQAVYGPFAISVTLMIWAYVSGMLLLGGAHLSASDPRLVRQ from the coding sequence GTGGCGTACGAGGCAGTCAAACCCGCCGTCAGTTCGGCGATTGTTGATGAACAGGGACGAATCGTTCCGGTGAGCGCTCACAGGCGCGGCTGGGACACCATCCGCTACATGACGGAAACTGAGGTGCATACCTACGCGTTTTCCGTCGCCGCCAACGCCATCCTGTCGTTCTTCCCGTTCGTTGTCCTGATGCTGACGATCTGCCGGCGGGCGTTTCACTCGCAGCAGATGTATGAAGTTGTGATCAGCCTGCTTCGCGATTACCTGCCGAGCAACCAGGACTTCGTGATCAAGAACATGCGCTTCCTAGCGAGTGCACACGGCAAAGCCCAGGTTTTCTCGCTCGCCATGTTGCTCGTGACTTCCACGGGGATCTTCCTGCCGCTAGAAGTGGCTCTGAACAAAGTTTGGGGAATCCACAAGAACCGGTCTTATCTCGCTAACCAGCTATTGTCATTAGGATTGGCACTGGCATGCGGCACGCTTGCAATGGGGTCCGTGGCGCTTACAGCGGGCAACTTGAAGATGCTCGGCGTAGTCGTCGGGTATCAGAACTTCGTCGCACGCGGTACGTCGTTCATCGTGATGAAAAGCATCGCGATCCTCGCGACGATGCTGATCTTCTTTTTGATCTACTGGATTCTGCCGAATGGGAAAGTGCCATGGCGCGCGGTGATGCCGGCCGCAATCATTGCTGGCGCATTCACCGAGGCCGCGAAGTATATCTACATCCTGCTGCTGCCTTGGCTGGACTTCCAGGCTGTGTACGGACCGTTCGCAATTTCGGTCACGCTGATGATCTGGGCCTACGTGAGCGGAATGCTGTTGCTCGGCGGAGCGCATTTGTCGGCAAGCGATCCACGCCTCGTCAGGCAATAG